In Micromonospora cremea, the genomic window ACCGCGAACGGCAGCGAGAAGCCGAGGTACGTGAGGATCAGGCTGGGCAGGGTGTTGTAGAGCCCGAGCCGCTGGATCATCAGGAACAGCGGGATGACCAGCGCCTCCAGCGGGATCATCTGCACGATCAGCAGCATGATCAGGAAGCTGGTCCGCAGCCGGAACCGGAACCGGGCCACCGCGGTCGCGGCGAGCAGCGCCACCAGACCGCTGAGCACCACCGTCGCGACCGCAACCAGCGCGCTGTTGAGGAAGAAGTCGGCGAAGCTCACGCCGGGGATCAGGTTGCCGGTCAGGATCTCCCGGTAGTGCGCCAGCGTCGGGTGGGTCGGCACCGGCTGCGGGGTGGACGAGAAGATCTCCTTGCTCGGCTTCAGCGAGGTGGAGATCATCCAGTACACGGGGAACGCCGCGAAGAGCGCGACCAGCAGCCCGGCGCCGTTGAGGGCGATCTTCTTCACGACTCGTCCTCCTGCCTGAGCACCATCCGTACGTAGAAGCCGGTGACCACGAGCAGGATCAGAGTGAGGATCACCGCGATGGCCGCACCGAGGCCGTACTTCGGCGGCGGCGAGAACGCCTCCGCGTAGGAGTAGATGGAGAGCATGAACGTCGGCCGGTCCTGGGTGCCGCCGGCGAGCACGAACTGCTGGGTGAAGACCTTGAAGTCCCAGATGGTGGAGAGCACGATCAGGATGCCGAAGACCGGGCGCAGCAGCGGGAAGGTGATCTTCCAGAACGCCCGCCACGGCCCGGCGCCGTCCACCCGGGCAGCCTCGTGCAGCTCGCTCGGCACGCTCTTCAGGCCGGCGAGCACGCTGACCGCGATGAACGGGAACGAGTGCCAGACCACCACCAGGGTGAGGATGGCGAAGAAGAGCAGTGGCGAGTTGAACCAGCCGTAGCCGGTCCAGTCACTGTGGCCGAACAGGGCGTTGGAGAGGCCGTCCGGCAACGCGTTGAACAGCCAGGTGACCAGACCGCTGGTGTCGTCGAAGATCCACTTCCAGACGATCGTGCCGGTCAGCGCCGGGGTGGCCCAGGCGAGCATCACGCAGCTGGCCACGAAGGTGGCCATCTTGCGGCCGAGCCGGTTGAGCAGCAGCCCGACCAGGGTGCCGAGGACCATCGTGAGCAGCACGTTGGCCGCGGCGAACAGGACCGTGTTGCGCAGCACGGTCAGGAAGAACGGGTCGGAGAGGATGTCGGCGTAGTTGCCCAGCCCCACCCACGGCCACTCCCGGTCGCCGCGCAGTTGTCGGACGCTGTTCAACCGGTAGAAGGACATCACCACCACCTGGCCGAGAGGCCAGAGCAGCAGCACCCCGATGATCGCCAGTGCGGGCAGTAGCAGCAGGTACGGCAGGCGGTCGACCCGGCGGCGCCGCCGCGCGGGGGTCTCCCGCGCGGCGGCCGCCTCCGGCACCTCGGTCAGCGTGGTCACTTGGCGTTGAGGATGCTTTCCATCTCAGCGGCCGCGTCGGCGGTGGCCTTCTCGACCGTCTTCTGACCCTTCATGACCGAGCTGTTCATCGCCTGGGTCACCGTCTTGGTCCGGCTGACCTCCACCCACTTCGGGGTGAGCGGCGTGAGCTTGGTGTTCTGCATGGTGGTGGCGAACGCCGCCATCACCTTGTCGTTGGTGTACTTGTCGCTGGCGACCAGATCCTGGTAGACCGGGAAGAACCCGAGGCTGCTCGCGAAGCTCTGCGAGTTCTTCTTGTTCAGCAGCACGGTCAGGTAGTCCCAGGCCAGGTCCTGGCGCTCGCTGTCCTTCCAGATCGCCACGTCCGAGCCGCCGGCGAAACCGGGCGCGGCCTTGCCGTCCGGGCCGGGGATCGGGAACGTACCCCAGACCTTCTCGATCTCGGGGTTGTCCTTCTTGATGGCGCCCTGCTGCCAGCTGCCGGCGAAGGCCATCGCGGCCTTGCCGGTGGCGAACTGGGTACGGGCGTCGATCTCGTTCCAGCCCGCGGCGGCCGGCGGGGCCACCTTGTGGACGGTCACCATGTCGGTCCAGAACTTGACGGCCCGCTGCGCCTCCGGCGTGGTGTAGCCGGACTTCCAGGTGCCGCCCTGGTTGCTGGCGATCTCGCCGCCGGCCCCCCAGAGGAAGGAGTAGAAGGGCAGCTCGGAGTTGCCCGGCAGCGCGATGCCGTAGGTGCCCGGCTTCTTCGCCTGCACCGTCTTGGCCACGCTGACCAGCTCGTCCCAGGTCTTCGGCGGCTGTACGCCCGCCTCGGCGAACCAGTCGGTGCGGTAGTAGATCGCGCGCACGCCGGCGTACCAGGGCACGCCGTACTGCTTGCCGTCGAGCTGCGCGTTGCGGACCAGGTCGGGCAGCAGGTCCTTGCCGTCGGCCCAGCCGCCCATCCGGCCGCTCACGTCGGCGAGCGCCTCCTGGGCCGCCCAGCCCTGGGTCTCGGTGTTGCCCAGCTCGGTGATGTCCGGCCCCTCACCGCCGGCGAGCGCGGCCTGGAACTTCTTGGGCGCCTCGAGCCATGGGATGTACTGCACCACCACGTCGGTGTCGGGGTGCTTCTGCCGGAACTCGGTCTCCACCCCGTCGAGGAAGGTGTTCTGCGCGTCCCCACCCTCGCCCATCATCCAGACCGTGAGCTTGCTGTCGTCGGCCGCTTCGTCGCCGGAGCCTCCGCAGCCGGTCAGCACCATCGCGGCCGAGGCCACCACGGCGGTGACCGGGGCCAGCCGCTTCCACCTGTTCACGCCACTTCTCCCCTCACACCGCCTGGAACTAACCTTCTCAGCCGCACCCTAGTACGAAGAATTCCTTTACGACAGTGGGCGTGCCGGCGGAAGCGTGGCGACCGTACCGCAGGGGGCCGGCGAAAGGCGCTGTGACATCGGGCCGAAGTCGGGCACTCCCGCAGGAAAGAGCGCCCGGCCGAGGGCCGGGCGCTCTTTCCTGCGGTGGCGGTGGT contains:
- a CDS encoding carbohydrate ABC transporter permease, whose amino-acid sequence is MKKIALNGAGLLVALFAAFPVYWMISTSLKPSKEIFSSTPQPVPTHPTLAHYREILTGNLIPGVSFADFFLNSALVAVATVVLSGLVALLAATAVARFRFRLRTSFLIMLLIVQMIPLEALVIPLFLMIQRLGLYNTLPSLILTYLGFSLPFAVWMLRGFVAAVPKELEEAAAIDGASRAQIFRRILFPLVAPGLVATSIFSFITAWNELIFALTFINDQGRYTLPVAMTFFFGRDDTNWGPVMAASTLFTLPVIIFFLLVQRRMVSGLVAGAVKG
- a CDS encoding carbohydrate ABC transporter permease — its product is MTTLTEVPEAAAARETPARRRRRVDRLPYLLLLPALAIIGVLLLWPLGQVVVMSFYRLNSVRQLRGDREWPWVGLGNYADILSDPFFLTVLRNTVLFAAANVLLTMVLGTLVGLLLNRLGRKMATFVASCVMLAWATPALTGTIVWKWIFDDTSGLVTWLFNALPDGLSNALFGHSDWTGYGWFNSPLLFFAILTLVVVWHSFPFIAVSVLAGLKSVPSELHEAARVDGAGPWRAFWKITFPLLRPVFGILIVLSTIWDFKVFTQQFVLAGGTQDRPTFMLSIYSYAEAFSPPPKYGLGAAIAVILTLILLVVTGFYVRMVLRQEDES
- a CDS encoding sugar ABC transporter substrate-binding protein, whose protein sequence is MNRWKRLAPVTAVVASAAMVLTGCGGSGDEAADDSKLTVWMMGEGGDAQNTFLDGVETEFRQKHPDTDVVVQYIPWLEAPKKFQAALAGGEGPDITELGNTETQGWAAQEALADVSGRMGGWADGKDLLPDLVRNAQLDGKQYGVPWYAGVRAIYYRTDWFAEAGVQPPKTWDELVSVAKTVQAKKPGTYGIALPGNSELPFYSFLWGAGGEIASNQGGTWKSGYTTPEAQRAVKFWTDMVTVHKVAPPAAAGWNEIDARTQFATGKAAMAFAGSWQQGAIKKDNPEIEKVWGTFPIPGPDGKAAPGFAGGSDVAIWKDSERQDLAWDYLTVLLNKKNSQSFASSLGFFPVYQDLVASDKYTNDKVMAAFATTMQNTKLTPLTPKWVEVSRTKTVTQAMNSSVMKGQKTVEKATADAAAEMESILNAK